One genomic region from Phycisphaerae bacterium encodes:
- a CDS encoding ATP-binding protein, which produces MDLLTATAVEVGSVVEVSGNEIRLKLTPEFLEAARSEHIGQPGAYILVAVGELNVVGLINSLHFDEAAGEGAMTVQLFGQIRGDRFSRGVDQYPVIHDRARLPEEEDLAAILGGDTQEDPDKVNGHLLLGRSAINSKYLTYLNTKHFFSKHVAVLGNSGAGKSCTVARIISQAIRSPHSQVILFDLHGEYRQAFSDDDGKPLPNVTYLSDKDMIVPYWLLRYSELEALFVDKSDPRLIANQSSFLKEALRKLKRGSAKRLNLLESYTVDTPIHFSMEHLHTHAENMNQARFVLNTERYAFARSSLRSLPPNEQEEILLTQKAQFNQGNAEGEIPHALYYQKLIGMIDRMEHRLNDCRYDFLLRPVKHARDSKLFVSNFPQIKEEREDWSEVIDWLIRLLLGQLSVRKNLTIVDLSSIPFDIVDLTVGLLTRVVFDYNFFSVPAERRPVVMVYEESHNYIPREDKGDSFARKAVERVAKEGRKYGVSAMVVSQRPGELSHTVLSQCNNLVVMRLNNPEDQQYVTKVVSDQFADLVKMLPVLRPGEGFVIGDSVPLPMRTLVTLPERTPASADVDFVEVWSNGDSGEEMYHAMSRWFKQTRPEEG; this is translated from the coding sequence ATGGACCTGTTGACCGCCACCGCCGTCGAAGTGGGCAGTGTTGTTGAAGTATCCGGCAACGAGATCCGGCTGAAGCTGACCCCGGAATTCCTGGAAGCCGCCCGGAGCGAGCACATCGGCCAGCCGGGGGCCTATATCCTGGTTGCGGTCGGCGAACTCAACGTGGTGGGGCTGATCAATTCCCTGCACTTTGATGAAGCCGCCGGCGAAGGGGCCATGACCGTCCAATTGTTCGGCCAAATCCGCGGTGACCGGTTCTCCCGCGGCGTGGACCAGTACCCGGTTATCCACGACCGGGCCCGGCTACCCGAGGAGGAGGATCTGGCCGCGATTCTGGGCGGCGACACCCAGGAGGACCCCGACAAGGTCAACGGGCACCTTCTGCTGGGCCGTTCGGCGATCAACAGCAAGTATCTGACCTACCTGAACACCAAGCACTTTTTCAGCAAACACGTAGCCGTACTGGGCAACAGCGGCGCCGGAAAGAGCTGCACGGTGGCCCGGATCATCTCCCAAGCGATCCGTTCGCCCCACTCGCAGGTCATTCTCTTCGACCTGCACGGCGAGTACCGCCAGGCGTTTTCCGACGACGACGGCAAGCCGCTGCCCAACGTCACGTATCTGAGCGACAAGGACATGATCGTTCCGTACTGGCTGCTGCGCTACTCGGAGCTCGAGGCCCTGTTCGTGGACAAGTCGGACCCGCGGCTGATCGCCAACCAGAGTTCGTTCCTCAAGGAGGCCCTGCGGAAGCTCAAGAGAGGGTCGGCCAAACGTCTGAACCTGCTGGAGAGCTACACCGTCGATACGCCCATCCATTTCTCGATGGAGCACCTGCACACGCACGCGGAGAATATGAACCAGGCCCGGTTCGTGCTCAACACCGAGCGTTACGCCTTCGCCCGCAGTTCGCTGCGGAGCCTGCCTCCGAACGAACAGGAGGAGATCCTTCTGACCCAGAAGGCCCAGTTCAACCAGGGCAACGCGGAGGGCGAGATCCCTCACGCTCTCTACTACCAGAAGCTGATCGGCATGATCGACCGCATGGAGCACCGGCTCAACGACTGCCGCTATGACTTCCTGCTCCGGCCGGTCAAACACGCCCGGGACTCCAAGCTGTTCGTCAGCAACTTCCCGCAGATCAAGGAGGAGCGCGAGGACTGGTCCGAGGTAATCGACTGGCTGATCCGCCTGCTGCTCGGACAGCTCTCAGTCCGCAAGAACCTGACGATCGTGGACCTCAGCTCCATCCCGTTCGACATCGTGGACCTGACCGTCGGACTGCTCACGCGGGTGGTCTTCGACTACAACTTCTTCAGCGTGCCCGCCGAACGGCGGCCGGTGGTCATGGTCTACGAGGAGTCCCACAACTACATTCCTCGCGAGGACAAGGGCGACAGTTTCGCCCGCAAGGCGGTCGAGCGGGTGGCCAAGGAAGGGCGGAAGTACGGCGTCAGCGCCATGGTCGTCTCCCAGCGGCCGGGCGAACTGTCGCACACCGTGCTGAGCCAGTGCAACAACCTCGTGGTCATGCGCCTCAACAACCCCGAAGACCAGCAGTACGTGACGAAGGTCGTCTCCGACCAGTTCGCCGACCTGGTCAAGATGCTGCCGGTTCTGCGGCCGGGCGAGGGCTTCGTGATCGGCGACAGCGTGCCGCTGCCCATGCGGACGCTGGTCACGCTGCCGGAGC